One genomic window of Fusarium fujikuroi IMI 58289 draft genome, chromosome FFUJ_chr01 includes the following:
- a CDS encoding related to VTC2-putative polyphosphate synthetase, with protein MRFGRTLRESIYPPWKDKYIDYAKLKSLLREDVADDDNQPWTEEDETRFCEEIFNNQLEKVAQFQEQRFNALKERVDAAFDKLKELAPVESSEDDGAPQKGEISASRLRTLESELDEITNEVRELKKYSNINYTGFLKIIKKHDRKRGDRYKVRPMMQLSLSQRPFNSETGYSPLLNKLSIMYFAIRQQLEDGGEQLPPLDLESQGETHNGERYTAHKFWVHPDNLLEVKTVILRHLPALVYSEQSAKELDGSDSPSITSLYFDNKQFELYGEKVNRKSEATSLRLRWYGQLATRPEIFVEQKTVDDKGGSQDLKFTIKDKYVKSFVNGEYNPEKAVQKMKRQSFAPEKIEQFQETVNNIQKYVKEKGLSPVLRANYVRTAFQKPADDRIRIAIDTDVAFIREDTLDPSRPCRDPNEWHRLDIDESEMTYPFKKMNQSEVNRFPYALLEIKLKEDSQRKHPTWVEDLMSSHLVHPTPRFSKFVHGIAALFEDYVNNLPFWLSDLESDIRKDPQKTFEEEEQRRAQRHEDVMAVGSLIGAGAKSGSYKPTQSSPVSKSYLAERMSKDSIAQALNRRTSTPANGEEAGESSSQQRSEQERSYGTLSSVIPGFSLSKYSRAKRASQQPLPEGVVAPTEWIKNMGELKVEPKVWLANERTFLKWQHICILQGGLAVGLYTAAGENTLASVIGLLFVLIAVFAGIWGYAMLRIRRTMIVERSGKDFDNMIGPMIISGSLMLVLILNFFFAYREAFGKFKDDQSSLGELLSEDLK; from the exons GGATGTGGCCGATGACGATAACCAGCCGTGGACCGAGGAGGACGAGACTCGCTTCTGCGAAgagatcttcaacaaccaactCGAGAAGGTCGCCCAGTTCCAAGAGCAACGCTTTAACGCTCTCAAGGAACGAGTTGACGCTGCTTTCGATAAGCTCAAGGAATTGGCTCCCGTCGAGTCCTCAGAGGACGATGGAGCTCCTCAAAAGGGCGAGATCTCGGCTTCCCGCTTGCGCACTCTGGAAtcagagcttgatgagatcactAATGAGGTTCGTGAGCTCAAGAAGTATAGCAACATCAACTACActggcttcctcaagatTATTAAGAAGCACGACCGGAAGCGAGGAGACCGTTACAAGGTCCGACCAATGATGCAGTTGAGCCTTTCTCAGCGACCATTCAACTCTGAGACTGGCTACTCCCCGCTACTCAACAAGCTGTCCATCATGTACTTTGCCATTAGGCAACAGCTCGAAGATGGCGGAGAGCAGCTGCCACCCCTGGATCTCGAGTCTCAGGGCGAGACTCACAATGGCGAGCGCTACACAGCTCACAAGT TCTGGGTCCATCCTGATAACTTGCTCGAGGTCAAGACTGTCATCCTTCGACATCTACCGGCTCTTGTTTACAGCGAGCAGTCCgccaaagagcttgatggcaGCGACTCTCCCTCTATCACTTCGCTGTACTTCGATAATAAGCAATTTGAGCTTTACGGTGAGAAGGTTAACCGCAAATCCGAAGCAACGTCCCTGCGACTTCGCTGGTATGGACAATTGGCTACTCGACCCGAGATTTTCGTCGAGCAAAAGACAGTCGATGACAAGGGCGGCAGCCAGGACCTCAAGTTCACAATCAAGGACAAATACGTCAAATCATTCGTGAATGGCGAATACAACCCTGAGAAGGCGgtccagaagatgaagaggcagagcTTTGCCCCTGAAAAGATTGAGCAATTCCAGGAGACTGTCAACAACATACAAAAATacgtcaaggagaagggtcTCAGCCCTGTCCTGAGGGCCAACTACGTTCGAACTGCTTTTCAGAAGCCTGCTGATGATCGCATTCGCATCGCCATCGATACCGACGTGGCATTCATTCGTGAGGACACTCTTGATCCCAGCCGCCCTTGCCGCGATCCAAATGAGTGGCACCGTCTTGACATCGATGAAAGCGAGATGACCTACCccttcaagaagatgaaccagAGTGAGGTCAACCGTTTCCCTTATGCCCTTCTCGAGATCAAGTTGAAGGAGGATAGTCAACGAAAGCACCCCACATGGGTTGAGGACTTGATGTCCTCCCACTTGGTTCACCCTACCCCTCGCTTCTCCAAGTTCGTCCATGGTATTGCAGCTCTCTTTGAAGATTACGTCAACAACTTGCCTTTCTGGCTCAGTGATCTCGAGTCTGATATCCGAAAGGACCCTCAGAAGAcatttgaggaggaggagcagcgaCGTGCTCAACGACATGAGGATGTTATGGCTGTCGGAAGTCTGATTGGCGCGGGAGCTAAATCTGGGTCCTATAAGCCTACCCAAAGCTCACCAGTCAGCAAGTCTTATCTGGCCGAACGCATGTCGAAGGATTCGATTGCTCAAGCTCTTAACAGGCGGACGTCTACTCCCGCAAATGGGGAAGAAGCTGGCGAGAGCAGTTCTCAGCAACGGTCAGAGCAGGAGAGGTCCTACGGAACTCTCTCATCTGTTATCCCAGGATTCTCACTATCCAAGTACTCAAGGGCGAAGCGGGCATCTCAACAGCCATTGCCAGAGGGTGTAGTTGCGCCGACAGAATGGATCAAGAACATGGGCGAGCTCAAGGTTGAGCCCAAAGTTTGGCTCGCCAATGAGCGAACTTTCCTTAAGTGGCAGCATATCTGTATCCTTCAGGGCGGTCTGGCTGTTGGTCTTTACACAGCAGCTGGTGAGAACACACTTGCTTCTGTCATTGGTCTCTTGTTTGTCCTTATTGCTGTCTTTGCCGGCATCTGGGGTTATGCAATGCTGAGAATCAGACGAACCATGATCGTGGAGCGAAGCGGTAAGGACTTTGACAACATGATCGGGCCCATGATTATCAGTGGCTCACTCATGCTTGTACTTATTCTCAACTTTTTCTTTGCG TATCGGGAGGCCTTTGGAAAATTCAAGGATGATCAGAGTAGCTTGGGAGAGCTTCTGTCTGAAGATCTGAAGTAA
- a CDS encoding related to D-ribulokinase, with protein MDRPPQVLDHYIGVDVGTGSARACIIDETGDIKALASENIKLWQPETGYYEQSTTDIWQCICECVRRVVSESTVNPSSIKGIGFDATCSLAVFTHDTDEPLPVTGPDFTNDGNDRNVILWLDHRPVEETEKINNTKHKLLKYVGGKMSIEMEMPKVLWLKNHMPPELFARAKFYDLADALTHLATGNETRSYCSVVCKQGFVPVGVDGSVKGWQEDFYHEIGLEDLTKDDFKQMGGVNGVNGTYVSAGEPVGTLSRLAANQLGLPMGIPVGSGVIDAYAGWIGTVGAKVDLGDDELNAAVPHNDLAQAFTRLAAVAGTSTCHLALSKEPVFVPGVWGPYRDVLLPEFWMAEGGQSATGELLRHMLDIHPAYNETCALAKAEDKHIYDFLNTHLELMVEKHNAPSISYLGRHHFFYGDLWGNRSPIADPNMKGSMIGLDSDKSTDNMALWYYATMEFIALQTRQIVEQMNNAGHEISSIFMSGSQCQNPVLMNLLATACGMPVLIPRYVNAAVVHGAAMLGAKAASHAREGSEPESLWSIMDRMSKRGRLVDPSTNEDEKALLDAKYEIFLDMCKTQQEYRSKIDKVASKKARVNGAPNGA; from the exons ATGGATAGACCTCCTCAAGTTTTG GATCACTACATCGGTGTCGATGTCGGCACTGGCTCTGCTCGTGCTTGCATCATTGACGAAACTGGTGATATCAAGGCTCTGGCCTctgagaacatcaagctaTGGCAGCCTGAGACTGGCTACTAC GAACAATCAACCACAGACATCTGGCAATGCATCTGCGAATGTGTCCGCCGCGTCGTCAGCGAGTCCACAGTCAACCCTTCGAGCATCAAGGGCATTGGCTTTGATGCCACTTGCTCTCTTGCCGTCTTCACCCACGACACCGACGAGCCGCTCCCCGTCACCGGCCCAGACTTCACAAATGATGGCAATGACCGCAACGTCATCCTGTGGCTCGATCACAGACCTGTCGAAGAGAccgagaagatcaacaacaCTAAGCACAAGCTTCTCAAATATGTTGGTGGGAAAATGAGCattgagatggagatgccaaAGGTGCTCTGGCTCAAGAACCACATGCCACCTGAGCTATTCGCCCGTGCCAAATTCTACGATCTTGCCGATGCTCTCACACACTTGGCTACTGGCAACGAGACCCGTAGCTACTGCAGTGTCGTTTGCAAGCAGGGCTTCGTCCCAGTGGGTGTTGATGGTAGCGTCAAGGGTTGGCAAGAAGACTTCTACCATGAGAttggtcttgaagatcttaCCAAGGACGACTTCAAGCAGATGGGTGGTGTCAACGGGGTG AACGGGACCTATGTCAGCGCTGGCGAGCCTGTAGGCACTTTGAGTCGACTAGCCGCGAACCAGCTCGGTCTCCCCATGGGCATCCCTGTGGGTAGCGGTGTCATTGACGCATATGCAGGTTGGATCGGAACTGTGGGTGCGAAGGTCGATCTTGGAGACGACGAGCTCAACGCTGCTGTACCCCACAATGACCTTGCCCAAGCCTTCACTCGTTTGGCTGCTGTTGCGGGAACTTCCACGTGCCACTTGGCTCTGTCCAAGGAGCCTGTCTTTGTACCTGGCGTCTGGGGTCCTTACCGTGATGTCCTCTTGCCCGAGTTTTGGATGGCTGAAGGTGGTCAGTCCGCGACTGGAGAGCTTCTGCGGCATATGCTTGACATCCACCCTGCTTACAATGAGACATGCGCCCTTGCCAAGGCTGAAGACAAGCACATCTATGACTTCCTCAACACTCATCTTGAGTTAATGGTTGAGAAGCATAATGCTCCCTCGATTTCATACCTTGGACGTCACCACTTCTTCTATGGTGACCTTTGGGGTAACCGCTCACCAATCGCTGATCCCAACATGAAGGGCAGCATGATCGGACTAGACAGCGATAAGAGCACCGACAACATGGCCCTTTGGTACTACGCCACCATGGAATTCATCGCATTGCAGACGCGCCAAATTGTCGAGCAGATGAACAATGCTGGCCATGagatctcttccatcttcatgtCTGGTTCCCAGTGCCAGAACCCCGTTCTCATGAACCTTCTAGCAACCGCCTGCGGCATGCCTGTCCTTATCCCCCGTTACGTCAATGCTGCCGTCGTTCACGGTGCTGCCATGCTCGGTGCCAAGGCAGCAAGTCATGCCAGGGAGGGCAGTGAGCCTGAGTCTCTCTGGAGCATCATGGATCGCATGAGCAAGCGAGGTCGGCTGGTCGATCCCAGCACcaacgaggatgagaaggctctTCTTGATGCCAAGTATGAAATATTCCTGGACATGTGCAAGACACAGCAGGAATACCGCAGCAAGATTGACAAGGTGGCTTCCAAGAAGGCACGTGTCAATGGTGCTCCCAATGGTGCTTAG
- a CDS encoding related to nucleoporin-interacting protein NIC96 — protein MSLFGQSTNTGGSSLFGGANTGGTTGGLFGQSTTQNQQSGATGGGLFGQNAQNQQQQQSGTTGGGLFGGLGANKPATTGTGLFGQPQQQQQTGNTGGGLFGQSTTQPASTTTGAGTGTGLFGQQPAQTQQSGTTGGLFGAQQQQQKPSLFGSSLAQPAAAAKPSLFGQPQQQQPQPQQNAPSMLGASTLGGSTLGGSLFASQAPNGQSSSQPAGAYFDSLFAKSQKADGKANMEDLPSLELGLGDLRHRLKKLQSKPSDKPLGGKAHYLLAASGVDPGVAAKDLGLLDVQAGRTERTTHGYAPSELDVETYLSNLQTKTTLSMIADGIDRSVRDFDNFLEDNVTMEWEAQRKRIYQHFGISPREDVATSGRESQSAFGRSRRKSQAPAAKSGRASVLGRSTLQKSVIGTPSRIGAHATDFSDVDRSSESGGLDGRISSDDRVLRERQGRLSEKIRNLNTARLLKRPYPILSELAAVEKKSHEPHAPHLVEAYLAVMEIVGENPDAETTLNNATAREREFADMYLNDNPNSAKAVEMRKRILSGANIFLEKQFLREVESLIAKHPHEAKLGGLPDIVSKVKAYIRLRSARKDLVPDNTELQQVQGECVWAIVFYLLRSGHVSEAAKYVNDNTNQFRGIDRTFATYLNNYAASEDRRITNRKLLDRCTNEYIQRSRNAPENSIDPFRMACYKVIGRIELGNRNLEGLNTDINDWIWLQFNLAREGDKTIEMAGESYGLAELQSSIREIGLKHFPKANSEDSNGSFGMFFYLQILSGMFEDAIAYLYPFSYVDAVHFGLALEFYGLLRPSDAMSPSNDLRSYSTKNLPQINFGRMIGYYTRDFRAADVVSAVDYLTLICLNQDLGGEAGQRHGSLCHEALRELVLETREFSKLIGDIRPDGRRIRGIIEERGPLIGLDAEDDFVNTVTLQAASFADENGRTTDSVLLYHLAGEYDTVVAIVSRALSEAVSLEIGEDPMRLMPVKPRAGEQEADAGSSLSLAAIDDPVELAKTMMSMYERDAMFYRRIQDQNKVACRVLLEMSSIKGLVESGQWAQCLDRIRSLEILPLDAAGDGSTIRAYASKFSGLSQPVSINVPNLLMWTIICCVRQREQLTSGQFSGNEGTRRLMVDQLKQMTLDLTTYTSQLRYRFPPHLHEALARASAE, from the exons ATGTCACTCTTCGGACAGTCCACCAACACTGGTGGCAGTTCACTGTTTGGAGGAGCCAACACGGGTGGCACAACAGGCGGGCTGTTTGGACAGTCTACAACACAGAATCAGCAGAGCGGAGCAACAGGCGGTGGTCTGTTTGGTCAAAATGCccagaaccaacaacaacaacagagcGGAACAACGGGAGGAGGCTTGTTTGGAGGACTGGGCGCAAACAAACCAGCTACCACGGGTACTGGCCTCTTCGGACAGccgcaacagcagcagcagaccGGTAACACAGGCGGTGGTCTCTTCGGTCAGTCAACGACACAGCCGGCCAGCACAACCACCGGCGCTGGAACTGGCACTGGACTGTTTGGACAACAACCTGCGCAGACTCAGCAGAGTGGAACTACAGGCGGTCTGTTTGgcgctcagcagcagcaacagaagcCGTCGCTGTTTGGATCTTCCCTAGCGCAACCTGCGGCAGCTGCGAAACCCTCATTGTTCGGTCaaccgcagcagcagcagccgcaaCCCCAGCAGAACGCGCCTTCGATGCTTGGTGCAAGCACCCTTGGCGGAAGCACTCTGGGGGGTAGTCTTTTTGCCAGCCAGGCCCCCAATGGACAATCGTCATCACAGCCAGCGGGTGCCTATTTCGACAGTCTCTTTGCCAAAAGCCAGAAAGCTGATGGTAAAGCCAACATGGAGGACCTCCCGAGTCTCGAGCTTGGTTTGGGCGATTTACGGCATCGATTGAAGAAGCTCCAATCAAAGCCTAGCGACAAGCCTCTTGGTGGAAAAGCTCACTATCTTCTTGCAGCCTCTGGTGTTGATCCTGGTGTTGCTGCTAAggaccttggcctccttgatGTCCAGGCTGGTCGCACTGAGCGAACTACCCATGGATACGCCCCGAGCGAACTCGACGTTGAAACATACCTCTCGAACCTCCAGACCAAGACGACTCTTAGCATGATTGCCGATGGGATCGATCGATCGGTTCGCGACTTTGATAACTTCCTCGAAGACAATGTTACGATGGAATGGGAGGCCCAACGAAAGCGCATTTACCAGCACTTTGGAATTTCGCCTCGTGAGGATGTTGCTACCTCTGGTCGTGAATCTCAGAGCGCTTTCGGTCGATCTCGGCGCAAGAGCCAGGCCCCAGCGGCAAAGAGTGGCAGAGCCAGCGTTCTTGGCAGGTCGACACTCCAGAAATCTGTCATCGGAACCCCTAGCCGAATTGGAGCGCATGCGACTGATTTCTCAGATGTCGACCGCTCCTCTGAGTCTGGTGGCCTGGATGGTCGTATTTCCTCTGACGATAGAGTGCTTCGCGAGAGGCAAGGACGTCTCTCAGAGAAAATTCGCAACCTCAACACAGCTCGTCTTCTAAAGCGACCTTATCCCATCCTCTCTGAGCTCGCAGCTGTTGAGAAAAAGTCACACGAACCACATGCGCCACATCTTGTTGAGGCGTACCTTGCAGTCATGGAGATTGTAGGCGAGAACCCTGATGCCGAGACGACACTTAACAATGCCACGGCCAGGGAGCGCGAATTTGCAGATATGTATCTCAACGATAATCCCAACTCGgccaaggctgttgagatgCGAAAGCGTATCCTCAGCGGCGCAAACATCTTCCTTGAGAAGCAGTTCTTACGCGAAGTTGAGTCACTTATTGCTAAGCATCCTCACGAGGCGAAGCTTGGAGGTCTCCCCGATATTGtcagcaaggtcaaggcgTACATCCGACTACGGTCCGCACGAAAGGATCTGGTTCCTGACAATACTGAGCTTCAGCAGGTTCAGGGCGAATGTGTCTGGGCTATTGTGTTTTATCTGCTCCGCTCAGGACATGTGAGCGAAGCGGCTAAGTATGTTAATGACAACACCAATCAGTTCCGAGGCATTGATAGAACCTTTGCAACGTACTTAAACAACTACGCTGCCAGTGAGGATCGCCGTATCACAAACAGGAAGCTTCTGGATCGTTGCACAAACGAGTACATTCAGCGCTCGCGCAATGCCCCTGAAAACTCGATTGACCCTTTCCGCATGGCTTGTTATAAGGTTATCGGACGTATCGAGCTCGGTAACCGCAACCTGGAGGGACTTAACACAGATATCAATGATTGGATTTGGCTTCAGTTCAACTTGGCGAGAGAGGGCGATAAGACGATCGAGATGGCTGGCGAGTCATATGGCCTGGCTGAGTTGCAGTCTAGCATCCGAGAAATCGGTCTGAAGCACTTCCCCAAGGCCAACTCAGAGGACAGCAACGGCAGCTTTGGCATGTTCTTCTACCTGCAGATTCTCTCAGGTATGTTTGAGGATGCCATCGCCTACCTGTATCCCTTCTCGTACGTCGATGCTGTGCATTTTGGACTCGCGCTCGAGTTCTACGGTCTGCTCCGACCAAGCGACGCTATGTCACCATCCAACGACCTGCGAAGCTACAGCACCAAGAACCTACCACAGATCAACTTTGGTCGCATGATCGGGTACTACACTCGTGACTTTAGAGCCGCAGACGTCGTGTCTGCTGTGGACTACCTGACACTCATCTGCTTGAACCAAGATCTTGGCGGTGAAGCTGGCCAGCGACACGGCAGCCTCTGCCACGAGGCTCTCCGAGAGCTGGTTCTCGAGACACGCGAGTTCAGCAAGCTGATTGGTGATATCCGACCAGATGGTCGACGAATTCGTGGCATCATCGAGGAACGCGGTCCTCTCATTGGGCTTGATGCCGAGGACGACTTTGTCAACACTGTCACGCTTCAGGCCGCTAGTTTTGCGGATGAGAACGGCCGTACCACAGATTCTGTGTTGCTGTACCATCTGGCTGGTGAATATGATACCGTCGTTGCCATTGTCAGTCGCGCATTGAGCGAGGCTGTGTCTCTCGAGATTGGTGAGGACCCTATGCGTCTCATGCCTGTCAAACCCCGGGCTGGTGAGCAAGAGGCGGACGCCGGCAGCAGTCTCAGCCTGGCAGCCATTGATGATCCTGTCGAGTTGGCCAAGACCATGATGAGCATGTACGAGCGAGACGCCATGTTCTATAGGAGGATCCAAGACCAGAACAAGGTCGCTTGCCGGGTGCTACTGGAAATGAGCAGCATCAAGGGCTTGGTGGAATCCGGACAGTGGGCTCAGTGCCTCGAC AGAATCCGAAGCCTCGAAATCCTCCCTTTGGATGCTGCAGGCGATGGCAGCACCATTCGAGCATATGCCTCGAAGTTTTCTGGCCTCTCACAGCCCGTTTCTATCAACGTGCCTAACCTATTGATGTGGACCATTATTTGCTGCGTTCGCCAGCGAGAGCAACTCACAAGCGGCCAGTTCAGCGGCAATGAAGGCACACGACGATTGATGGTGGATCAGCTGAAGCAGATGACGCTGGATTTGACGACGTATACCAGTCAGTTGCGATACAGATTCCCACCTCATCTGCACGAGGCTCTTGCAAGAGCATCGGCGGAGTAG
- a CDS encoding related to bZIP transcription factor, translating into MASGPDTPGTVQSPAGFGPGPDDDSASLKRDADAVNPSSPAGGDDGAKRRKKAGPGSRGVANLTPEQLAKKRANDREAQRAIRERTKNQIEDLQRQIQELTNQQPYQELQSVLRAKEAVEQENADIKRRLAGIVAMLQPIIAGIEQAYVSPAQTYAPPVQHPVTLAVHNNHHNNANAASTPGSVASPPSHDTGPSQGHWHHQVHHAPPQHHHSPHPPTGPPNTAEAQAASQLTQQRRNLQHGLDMGPERLGLEFLLEPSQRVNRIQNGVNGAQDTPQFRHMPMKHDWTGVSQERALHSRSASWGSQGKPGQPSQEQQQGQHQPPSHHTLSAAHTPESSHSPGYSPAMSAAGGPVPRSEPSITDPATPIKNCPPTCPLDSLLLDFLSERRQRAADGLPAQDVVGPRYPSVSSLLNPANSAYSHPLSKVFTDILATFPDISTLPERVAVLYIMFLVMRWQIEPTQENYDRLPKWMAPCLSQLTIPHAAWLDHIPFPKMRDYLVRDHNPLLHPFDNFFVPFTTTLSLSWPYEETDTLLQDPDSDELMINPVFERHLRNLDNWKLGDAFAKAFPKLVGTFNLSQSTSPRPTSSSSR; encoded by the exons ATGGCCTCCGGTCCCGATACCCCAGGCACCGTTCAGAGTCCCGCTGGCTTTGGCCCTGGCCCGGACGATGATTCGGCTTCTCTCAAACGCGATGCCGACGCGGTCAACCCAAGTTCACccgctggtggtgatgatggcgcaaaaaggaggaagaaggctggcCCTGGGAGTCGAGGTGTCGCCAATTTGACACCTGAGCAACTCGCTAAGAAGAGAGCGAACG ACCGTGAGGCTCAACGGGCGATTCGTGAGCGGACCAAGAATCAAATCGAGGATCTTCAGCGCCAAATCCAAGAACTCACCAACCAGCAACCCTATCAAGAACTGCAGAGTGTTCTTCGTGCCAAAGAAGCCGTTGAACAAGAGAATGCCGACATCAAGCGTCGTTTAGCTGGCATAGTTGCCATGCTTCAGCCCATTATTG CTGGCATTGAACAAGCATACGTATCACCAGCTCAGACGTATGCGCCCCCCGTACAGCATCCTGTTACGCTGGCCGTCCACAACAATCACCACAACAACGCAAACGCCGCTTCAACACCCGGCAGTGTTGCGTCTCCTCCAAGCCATGACACTGGACCAAGTCAAGGTCACTGGCATCACCAGGTACACCATgcacctcctcaacatcaccactcTCCTCACCCACCCACGGGTCCACCAAATACTGCCGAAGCACAAGCTGCCAGCCAATTGACTCAACAGCGCCGAAATCTCCAACATGGACTCGATATGGGCCCTGAACGTCTTGGACTCGAATTCCTACTCGAACCATCTCAGCGGGTGAACCGGATACAGAATGGCGTCAACGGCGCCCAAGACACGCCACAGTTCCGCCATATGCCTATGAAGCACGACTGGACAGGCGTCAGTCAAGAGCGTGCGTTGCATAGTCGGTCGGCAAGCTGGGGCTCTCAAGGAAAGCCGGGCCAGCCTTCACAGGAGCAACAGCAAGGCCAGCATCAACctccatcacatcacacACTGTCGGCTGCACATACACCCGAAAGCTCACACAGCCCTGGCTATAGCCCTGCCATGAGTGCAGCTGGTGGACCTGTACCTCGGAGTGAACCCAGCATAACCGATCCTGCAACCCCTATCAAGAATTGCCCACCGACCTGTCCCCTTGACTCCTTACTACTCGACTTCCTCAGCGAGCGTCGTCAGCGTGCTGCGGATGGACTGCCTGCtcaagatgttgttggcCCTCGTTATCCCTCTGTCTCATCACTTCTCAACCCTGCCAACAGTGCATACAGTCACCCTCTCTCCAAGGTGTTCACCGATATCCTCGCCACTTTCCCTGATATTTCGACTCTCCCTGAGCGTGTAGCCGTGCTCTACATAATGTTTCTTGTAATGCGCTGGCAAATAGAGCCTACTCAGGAGAACTACGATCGGCTCCCCAAATGGATGGCTCCATGTCTTTCCCAGCTCACCATACCACATGCTGCCTGGCTTGACCACATTCCCTTCCCTAAGATGCGGGATTATCTTGTTCGCGATCACAACCCGCTTCTTCACCCCTTTGATAATTTCTTTGTACCATTTACCACAACTCTCTCGTTGTCTTGGCCATACGAGGAGACCGACACGTTACTTCAGGACCCAGACAGTGATGAGCTCATGATCAATCCCGTATTTGAGCGCCATCTACGGAACCTGGATAATTGGAAGTTGGGTGATGCTTTTGCCAAGGCGTTTCCTAAGCTAGTAGGAACATTCAACCTCAGCCAATCTACTTCGCCACGACCAACTTCGTCTAGCAGCCGATGA
- a CDS encoding related to myocyte-specific enhancer factor 2d produces MNREIPGYYYDNEKKKYFKIERTHTAPSSAAWSSDAVKRRKVEHEAQKLAEHQADQIKRHIKRHFVAGHTVTSALLTREIGLPYVAERGRSRVEDEDLGAAAWARGSVAKGNVPFAPSFARERRANMPCFYVSGDDEKTGLGASYATLDEETLVGSYIPTDENDEIHFSREAPSSSGRTLSFRTEAVRCPQMSSIKYHQPSHTILLTSREPDNTCGIYFFSPRLSNHRDTDRPQWLLGESILYQRVAVPNEGRGEWMVHNSTPAPSSSDLICVASSNRGLLRMHSEGSVSVVAPRAAQNGIQLPQETFAQDFQEGNHNVVFTGGRQPRLWITDLRAPEPQWSFANHASSISHIKSVNPHQVLASGLKSSMALYDVRHLTSDPRGTKPLLYFNGHRNEAHFHIGWDASPELNVVAAAQDNGTIKLFSLKSGHQLRCSAVGTIHVDSPVKALMFQRMPRERMPSLFVGEGPLLRKFSFGIRDWGDEA; encoded by the exons ATGAACCGCGAAATCCCTGGCTATTACTATG ATAATGAGAAAAAAAAGTATTTCAAGATCGAAAGGACGCATACGGCGCCCTCGTCAGCTGCCTGGTCGTCGGATGCCGTGAAAAGGCGCAAAGTTGAGCACGAGGCTCAAAAACTCGCTGAGCACCAAGCGGACCAAATAAAGAGACACATCAAGCGCCATTTCGTTGCTGGACATACAGTCACGTCCGCACTTCTAACGAGGGAGATTGGACTTCCCTATGTCGCCGAGAGAGGCCGCAGTAGAGTAGAGGATGAAGACCTTGGTGCTGCAGCGTGGGCAAGAGGCTCAGTGGCCAAAGGCAACGTCCCTTTTGCACCAAGCTTTGCAAGAGAGCGACGTGCAAATATGCCGTGCTTTTATGTCTCCGGGGACGATGAGAAGACCGGTCTAGGGGCTTCCTATGCCA CTTTGGATGAGGAGACTTTGGTGGGAAGCTATATCCCTACAGATGAGAATGACGA AATTCATTTCTCACGAGAAGCACCCAGTTCTTCTGGCAGAACCCTATCATTCCGTACAGAGGCGGTACGATGTCCACAGATGTCATCAATCAAGTATCATCAGCCTTCACATACAATACTCTTGACTTCACGCGAACCTGACAACACCTGCGGAATATACTTCTTTTCACCACGACTGTCAAACCATAGGGACACCGATCGCCCGCAATGGCTGCTTGGCGAAT CAATTCTCTACCAGAGAGTCGCTGTCCCTAATGAGGGACGTGGTGAATGGATGGTTCACAATAGCACGCCAGCACCTTCATCTTCGGACCTTATTTGTGTTGCTAGCTCTAACAGAGGCCTCCTTAGAATGCATTCCGAAGGGAGCGTCTCGGTGGTGGCTCCAAGAGCCGCTCAAAACGGTATACAACTCCCACAAGAAACGTTTGCGCAAGATTTCCAAGAGGGGAACCACAACGTTGTGTTCACTGGCGGGAGGCAACCCAGACTTTGGATAACAGATCTTCGCGCCCCTGAACCGCAATGGTCGTTTGCAAATCATGCAAGCTCCATCTCCCACATCAAGAGTGTAAACCCACATCAAGTGCTGGCATCGGGATTGAAGAGCTCGATGGCTCTCTACGACGTACGCCATCTTACAAGTGACCCACGTGGAACAAAGCCACTACTGTATTTTAACGGGCACCGCAACGAGGCTCATTTTCACATTGGTTGGGATGCCAGTCCGGAGCTGAACGTCGTTGCTGCGGCACAGGACAATGGGACAATAAAGCTCTTTTCACTGAAATCGGGCCATCAACTACGTTGTTCAGCTGTTGGGACTATTCACGTTGATTCGCCCGTCAAGGCGCTGATGTTCCAGAGGATGCCCAGGGAAAGAATGCCCAGTCTTTTTGTCGGGGAGGGGCCTTTACTAAGGAAGTTTTCTTTTGGAATACGGGACTGGGGTGATGAGGCGTGA